Within the Pygocentrus nattereri isolate fPygNat1 chromosome 28, fPygNat1.pri, whole genome shotgun sequence genome, the region ccggagcggtggtcAGCACTAtctgcagcgcccagggagcaactggggggttaggtgtcttgctcaaggacatttCAATCATGTACTgccggtgctggggatcgaaccggcgaccttccggtcacagggccaatACCCTAACCTCAATAACCCAACAACCCATCTACTGCCAACATCTGCTTGCATCAAACCAGAGTTTTTTTGTGTAATCTCAATTAGACTTGCTTACACagtttctttcactctctgacatacagtcacatactgttatctattaCAAAAAAGGGCAAATGTACAgccaaaattcaggcttcaaatGGCTGCCACCACTGTGTTCAGCTATGAGTGTTTATATCCAACATGTGTTGACTAAATTTGGCataaggagaaaatcaagtaaattagatttttcactgaactactACTCCAATAGCTCATCAAAGTAGTTATCAATTAGAACAGATTTTGGATCAAGGTAATcaattattttcaaaaacaacaaacaaaagctTCAAACAGTTTCACTGTGCAAAGTGAAACTAAAAAGAACTGCTTATAAACAAAGTGCTCACCACTTCATCTCCCAACTCTCCATTGAGGCGCAGCATCCCCACAGCCTGCTGACTCTCCAGCCGGCTCCACAGCTCCTGCACCTGCCTCTTCAGGGACTCCACCTCCAGCTGGTGGCCAACCTCGATCTGCCGTAGCCGCTGCTGCACAGCGTCCGTGTGGAGTGTGAGGCCGTCATCATCCAGGTGGTTACGGGCTGAGGGCGGTTCCTGTGGGGGGCTGGTGGGCGGCCGTACCAGCAGCGCCGAGTGCAGGCAGCGGTGGTGCGAGCAGCTGCCCCGTGCATGGAGCTGCCCTGTGAGCGAGCCACAACTGGCCAGGGAAACCTGGCGGCTCAAGGGGGCACGGTCCCCGTTGGCTCTGGCCCACTGAGGAGTGGAGGCCTCATGCTCTGAGAAGTCCCCGTTACACACTGGGTGGAGGGGCTCCGCCAAGGCGGAGGAGGATGGGAAGGCACTGAGGGACGGGCGCTTGGAGGTGCCGTTCAGAGTTCTGGGAACACCTTGGGGGTCGGCCTCCACCTCAGGGCCGTGGTGTTTGAGGCACATGGATTCGATTGAGGGTGCAAGTTGTATGGGTACAGGGGCTGGACCAAGAGTCTCTGACCGGACACCCAGGTCCTCGGTGAGGGTTTCTGTGGAGCTTTCCAGAAAAGAGAGACGTTTCTCTGCAGCCTGCTCCAGAGTCTCTGAAATAGGCTTAACAGTCTCTAGACCAGGGTCAGGTGCATTACCCATCTCCCCATAGCCATTAGTCATAGTCCTAAAAGCAGCAGAGGGGGAGTGAGTGGGATTGAGAGTGCAAGGAAGGTTTAGACCCtcctctgtggtgcatttcgaATCCTCCTCCACCAGCTCATCGGATTCCTCCAGGGCATTCTGACTGCCCAGACCAGGAAGTAGCTGAGCCTCTGATTGACATGGCTTCTCATTCGCAGCCTCTGAATGGAGTCCATTCAGCTTGGTTTCTTTTGGACTTTCCGCACTGCCATCATTAGCATGACTTTCTAGCTGTATCTCAAACCCATTGATTACACAGTTTCTAGCAGTATCGActggattagcattagcattgttCTGATTTTCAGCACCACTGAAAGCAGCAGTGTTGTTAGCACTGTCTGCTTTAACGTCTCTGAGGCTGTCTGCTGCAGCCTCCTGAAGAATGTTCTCCATCTGACCCACTGCCACACCCACCGAGAGCTCTGCTTCTACTCCCTCCCCCATTGGCAACCTTACATAATTTATATCCCGAAAATCCTCCCCTTCCTCAGTTTCCCCATCAAGTGAGGCTCTGTTAATTTCAGCCCCGAGTTGGCCACTGGCCCTCCCTTCTGGGTCCTGGGGCACAGTACCATCAGGTGCTGCCCCGATATTGAGTTCCAGTGACCTGCGATGGTCCTGCCACTTCTCATTCAGGCTAGGGTCACTGGATCGCCTGTTTGTGGGCAGCGAGTTTCCAACTTCACAAGCACTAGGCAAATTATCAAAGGATCGTGTCTTGGGACGCCTGTTGAAGGGAAAAAGGAAATCAAAAACTTGTTCAAATGACTTCCACATAAAAATAATTCCAAATAGCACAGTAAAAAAAGTCACCGCTCTAAACTTGAAGCTCTGTGATGAGTCTCATAACAACTTAAAAATGGGTATTTCAGAAATTTTGAGATCCTTTAATTAccaaaatgcaaacaaacttCAAAACACTATGGAAgcctaagaaaaaaaaaaaaaagccagcaaCCACATCAAATAGTTAATGAGATGAACGACAGATACTTTATAAATCTCTTGAAAAGATAACAGCACTGCTTCGCCATGCTTAGATGTCATGAAGCATGTGTGTGATAAGGCAAGAAAAGTGACCCTCCCCAAGTGTGTTGGATGGcagtaggggtgggaatctcttggcacctcacgattcgattacgattcagagggctgcgatgcgattataaaacgattagcGATGCATTctgatttatctttttttctatacaggagtTCTTTTTTCTCACTATGTGACGACTTGGTACtgttaaagcaaagtatttgtaatgatctataatgaatttacttccaatatcttttattaccaaaacaaatggaagtgatgtggcaagtgaactagaaggctctcattcactgcttttgtttggagcacattacacgctgctgccactcaccTGTGACGAAATGCgcagttacggtgaaataagatccagtggcaGCGGATGTCCATGCAGCCGTCCTGCCCGTTTTCTTTAGCGATTTTATAACTTCGGCTTTGGTCATAGAGAGTCTGGGGTCACTGTCTCATTAAAATATCTGTGAGACGGGACGTGTGCAACATAGTGAGAAAGCCCTGTTTCTCAATGAACTGCCGTGCAAATTGCAGATCACTTAGCAACACAGTCTctcctagctagtagctaacaaaaaggcaaagagagagatttagctaagacgaacatttggagacgaatggactcgCATTTGTAAGCactgcagttggtttcctggaacattaaatctgcaacgagagactgtcaaacactaaaaagttgcaaagatGTAGTCACTTCTCTTTTCAGTTTcacaattttcccattccaccttaaacggtgccgcATGTACACTCagtgcctcagtcagaattaaAGACGaaacggaaaaattcgaacaagaagttgaagaataagaagcgacttcagcctcgtaaaacagccgaacgctaagagacattttacaataaactgtTCTACTTCTGAGAAAAGGTTTTCTGGCCGAGATgtgaagtttaaagcagagcaaagtattattaaaatatttttagccTCTACTAGGATATTAGCACAAACTGAGAtatactgggcattaaatgttgtggctcccaaggtggtttaatttttgttgggaaaaatgacaaaatggctcttaacatttagggttgtgactcctgacctaacctggcttttaatgcagacggtgccggtcggatttctcgctcatccagttgtgtttttgttatgtgccgccacagattttccgggcgctgcacttacccGCTTCCAAGTTCCGACCTTTGCGTTCTGTCAACATTGCgtaaattaaaatgtagaaaattgatttctgacatttgtgaatcgattcagaatcgttcacatctGCATCGCAATGCATCCAAGAATCTATTTTTTCCCGCACCCCTAGATGGCAGGCTCACCTGCCCAGAGGCTGGTCTTCAGGGTTGGCACCAGACGCAGGGTAAGGGGCACAGGAGTCATCAGAGGGGGTCGTAGGTGAAGAGCTGGGAAGGTACACTGCCGTCCAAAGCATCAGGTTACGCACGTGGCACACAGGGTGCAAAACCTGAGCAAAGCCGACAGAAGAGACAAATGAGGGAGTCAATGGAAATGGGGCTGCTTACATTGCTTCTCACATGGTATCTCCTAATGTCACAAAACAAAATTAACGTGGAAGGATGAGTTGTAAGAGTGAAAGAACAAGAAGTCATCAATTATCCTCTGGAAATAattcacacagcacaaacactgtttaaaaaaaaaaaaaaaaaaaaaaaaaaaaaaaaaaaaaacaccagacCAAAACCACAACTTTCAGTTAAGGAGGTACTTGCAGCTTTTTCCACAAGTATCAGAGGAATAAATGCATGCTATCCTGGCTTAATGTAATGTGTCTATCCTTCCCTTCTATTGTTTTCTTACACAAGTCTGGATGTAGCAATTACAGCAATTAAAATGTGGACAGAAAAGTAATAGTAAAGACGTACAGTCTCCGAGTGTGAAGAGTACAGCATGTTTTTGAAGGAGCGATTTGCTGGGCGCAGCAGAGACCACACAGAGCAGGTTCTGTCCTGGATGTGTtggtcctctctctccttcccacTGTTACACAAGAACGTGCCAAAAAGACACGAGTATGTGTGCTGCACCAGTTTCACCTGTACACAcatgacacacagacacatacaaaacaatgaTATGCCAATGCTTTTTATTTCAGTACAGCAACTTTTTTGATTTAAGCTAAACAGGTTCATTTAAGTGTCGTTACAACAGCACTAAAGGCAAGTTATAACTGTGTTTCACAGATATTTAGGATACTTGTGTAAGCACCACTAATTCACCAAGCTCAGCAGATATACCGTACTCAGTCAGCAATACGTTCACAATTTCTTTTGATATCACATTTGACTGTAAACAATCAGCATGGCTATCTGTCTTAACTCTAGAAAACTGAAGTGGCCCTCACCAAAAAGGCCTCATTGAACTCGAAGGAGCAGGGAAACTGTCTCTGGAGCTGATGTACACAGTCCAACCACTGCAGAAACACCGGACAGCGCTCATTCAGATCCTCTGCGCTCTCCCCATGACCACAACGATCAGCAAACTTATGGCCAAAATCCAGCCATTCTGTTTCCACTAGAAGTTGAAAACCCTGGAGAATAAATGAGTTTAGTTTCCATACTGTagttattacatataaataaagaaatacatattttatacacacacacacagagcacttTATAATGAACACACTTATTTATGCAAATTAGCCAATCATGTGACAACAAtacagtgcataaaatcatgcagcAGCTTCAGATAATGCTCACATCAACCATCAGAATGAGGAAAAATGTGATCTATGTGATTGTGACTGTGGCAttattgttggtgccagatgggctggttgGAATATTTCTGTAACTGCTGATCTCTGGGTATTTTCAAGGACAACAGTTTCTAGAGCTCAGAATGGTGcacgacaaaaaaaaaaaccatcaaCTTAGAGGCAGTTCTGTGGACGAAAATGCACTGCTGATGAGAGAGGTCAATGGAAACTGGCTAGACTGGTTCcagctgacagaaaggctagTGGGAGCCTGTTCCCACTGCTCCAAGGCTGCAGTGGGAACAGGTTCACCAAACCTGGACAGGTGAATACCTGGTCTGATGAATTTCTGCTCATACACAGATAGTaaggtcagaatttggcatcaACAgaatccatggacccaacctgccttgtgtcaacagtccaggctggtggaggtggtgtaatgttGTGGGGAATGTTTTTGCGGTGCATGTTTTTGTGACGCATCTTGGGCCTGTTAATCATCATCACCTGAATGTCACAGCCTATCTATTGTGGCTGACCATGTGCATCGCCTGCcttcatgaacatgacaatgagttcaatGTTCTTTAGTGGCATTTCCAGTAACCTTTTGCATCCAACAGAACACTTTCGAGATGTGGTAGCTTTGCTGCAAGAAAGCACACCTGAAAAATCCGCATGATATAATTATGTGAACATGTACCAGAAGGAAAGTTTGGAAAGAATTGAGGCTGTTTGGAAAGCAAAGAAGGCCCTAcccagtatgtgtgtgtgtgtatgtgtatatatgtgtgtatatatatatatatatatatatatatatatatatatatatatatatatatatatatatatatatatatatatatatatatatatatacacacacacacacacacacacacacacacacacacacactgacacacactgacacacactgacacacacagacacaacagaatTTAAATTAATTCTTTTTAGCTTGACATTCCTTATCAACCCTGCCCAGTCATttatcaaaaaaagaaaaaaatctcttttaaaTGGTTGAGCTCACCTCGATTGTACGATAATAAGGGTCCAGCAGGAGTTTAGACAGGGCCACTATTTGAGGGGTACGGTCCCAGCCATCTGAGCAATGTACTAGCACGGGTCTCTGGTCTCTGTCCACTGCATTTACCACTAGCAGAGCGGCTTTCAGCAACAGAGACAAATGCTGCAGCCACTTAGTGCTCTCCAAAGCAGACAACCAGCTAAAAACACAACATAGACTCACTGTCAATGCACACAGAGCAGGACAGTCTGTACTGGAAAGGgtaatacagtaataataaaaatacaatgacAAATAAAGCTTATAGGGATTCATTATCCAAATAAACCGAAACCAACACAGGAGAGGACAACTGCACAGATGGTGCAATAGTTGCCAGAATAAGCCTCTCACTGCAATGTAACATTCACCATTAACAGGTACAGAAATTattacaaaattacatttcTAACTCTTAGTATAGCCACTGCTGGTGTACTTTAACAGATCAACCCTGTTGCCTGGCAACCCAGCACTTCGCAGCTTTCCCTGTGCCCAGGCAAGAATAAACCGTCGGAAaatgtgcgagagagagagagagagagagagagagaatagagagagagagagagaatagatagtgagagagagagagagagaatagagagagagagagagaatagagagagagagagagagagagagagagagagagagagagaatagagagaataAGTGGGTCCACTGGGGGGAATCATTACTGACTTTAAAATACATGGAAAAGGTTTGGAGGGGAATTTTTAAATATGAGCCAAAATGAAAACTAGAGGCAGATGTGCTGgcagggataaaaaaaaaaaaaaaaactcacatgtTGTGACTCATTACTAAAAGTAGAGAGGATAACTGTTAAGGAGTTTGGAAAGAGCTGCAACACTGCTCAACCTGCTCACTCAAACAAGCTGAACCAAGAGCAACTCTGCTTTGCAACAGCTTAATTCAAATGGTGAAGCTGAAGTATCTTtcccaaaataaacaaacaaagactgAGAAATAAGCACTGTTTGATTTTGGCTGTTACATGTAAATACATGAAATATCAATCTAAAAAATCATTAGGTAAAGTTATTCCAATCCTCCATCATAAAACATCATAGCTTTGTTACTCCGTGTTCTTGGGCAGGAGGATATGATTAGGGTTGCTGGGCACTGGCAGGCTTACTTGGCAGGGTCAGGCATCTGGGTACAGAGGAACCGCAAAGACTGGAAACTCTTGCGGATGGAATGGATGTTAGCCATGCCCATGAAGACCACTTCACAGTTAGGGTAGTACTCTAGTGAAGAGGAAGTGTGGGAGAAAATAAAGAAGTttcttacaacagcatg harbors:
- the mtmr3 gene encoding myotubularin-related protein 3 isoform X2, coding for MEEEGQQSLECIQANQIFPRKPPVLEEEDLQVPFPELDGEFTKYVGRGEDAVIAMSNYRLHIKFTESVVNVPLQLIESVECRDMFQLHVTCKDCKVVRCQFSTFEQCQEWLKRLSVAARPPSKLEELFSFPFHAWCMDSYSSEKEQHGELCRPGEHVISRFSNEVERMGFDTQNAWRISEINNKYKLCSSYPQQLVVPAWITDKELENVAAFRSWKRFPAVVYRHLSTGAVIARCSQPEVSWWGWRNADDEHLVQSIARACAVDSSSPKTLANGSFSREYTNGPDLSDVDFDSSMTNSSEVESMAIQPHKLLILDARSYAAAVANRAKGGGCECPEYYPNCEVVFMGMANIHSIRKSFQSLRFLCTQMPDPANWLSALESTKWLQHLSLLLKAALLVVNAVDRDQRPVLVHCSDGWDRTPQIVALSKLLLDPYYRTIEGFQLLVETEWLDFGHKFADRCGHGESAEDLNERCPVFLQWLDCVHQLQRQFPCSFEFNEAFLVKLVQHTYSCLFGTFLCNSGKEREDQHIQDRTCSVWSLLRPANRSFKNMLYSSHSETVLHPVCHVRNLMLWTAVYLPSSSPTTPSDDSCAPYPASGANPEDQPLGRRPKTRSFDNLPSACEVGNSLPTNRRSSDPSLNEKWQDHRRSLELNIGAAPDGTVPQDPEGRASGQLGAEINRASLDGETEEGEDFRDINYVRLPMGEGVEAELSVGVAVGQMENILQEAAADSLRDVKADSANNTAAFSGAENQNNANANPVDTARNCVINGFEIQLESHANDGSAESPKETKLNGLHSEAANEKPCQSEAQLLPGLGSQNALEESDELVEEDSKCTTEEGLNLPCTLNPTHSPSAAFRTMTNGYGEMGNAPDPGLETVKPISETLEQAAEKRLSFLESSTETLTEDLGVRSETLGPAPVPIQLAPSIESMCLKHHGPEVEADPQGVPRTLNGTSKRPSLSAFPSSSALAEPLHPVCNGDFSEHEASTPQWARANGDRAPLSRQVSLASCGSLTGQLHARGSCSHHRCLHSALLVRPPTSPPQEPPSARNHLDDDGLTLHTDAVQQRLRQIEVGHQLEVESLKRQVQELWSRLESQQAVGMLRLNGELGDEVTSIADSDFNLDPNCLSRCSTELFSEASWEQVDKQDTEVTRWYPDHLAAQCYSCERGFWLATRKHHCSKEHVEEAWNCGNVFCASCCDQKIPVPSQQLFEPSRVCKTCYSSLQAPAPPLELELDKPITTSSN
- the mtmr3 gene encoding myotubularin-related protein 3 isoform X1, which encodes MEEEGQQSLECIQANQIFPRKPPVLEEEDLQVPFPELDGEFTKYVGRGEDAVIAMSNYRLHIKFTESVVNVPLQLIESVECRDMFQLHVTCKDCKVVRCQFSTFEQCQEWLKRLSVAARPPSKLEELFSFPFHAWCMDSYSSEKEQHGELCRPGEHVISRFSNEVERMGFDTQNAWRISEINNKYKLCSSYPQQLVVPAWITDKELENVAAFRSWKRFPAVVYRHLSTGAVIARCSQPEVSWWGWRNADDEHLVQSIARACAVDSSSPKTLANGSFSREYTNGPDLSDVDFDSSMTNSSEVESMAIQPHKLLILDARSYAAAVANRAKGGGCECPEYYPNCEVVFMGMANIHSIRKSFQSLRFLCTQMPDPANWLSALESTKWLQHLSLLLKAALLVVNAVDRDQRPVLVHCSDGWDRTPQIVALSKLLLDPYYRTIEGFQLLVETEWLDFGHKFADRCGHGESAEDLNERCPVFLQWLDCVHQLQRQFPCSFEFNEAFLVKLVQHTYSCLFGTFLCNSGKEREDQHIQDRTCSVWSLLRPANRSFKNMLYSSHSETVLHPVCHVRNLMLWTAVYLPSSSPTTPSDDSCAPYPASGANPEDQPLGRRPKTRSFDNLPSACEVGNSLPTNRRSSDPSLNEKWQDHRRSLELNIGAAPDGTVPQDPEGRASGQLGAEINRASLDGETEEGEDFRDINYVRLPMGEGVEAELSVGVAVGQMENILQEAAADSLRDVKADSANNTAAFSGAENQNNANANPVDTARNCVINGFEIQLESHANDGSAESPKETKLNGLHSEAANEKPCQSEAQLLPGLGSQNALEESDELVEEDSKCTTEEGLNLPCTLNPTHSPSAAFRTMTNGYGEMGNAPDPGLETVKPISETLEQAAEKRLSFLESSTETLTEDLGVRSETLGPAPVPIQLAPSIESMCLKHHGPEVEADPQGVPRTLNGTSKRPSLSAFPSSSALAEPLHPVCNGDFSEHEASTPQWARANGDRAPLSRQVSLASCGSLTGQLHARGSCSHHRCLHSALLVRPPTSPPQEPPSARNHLDDDGLTLHTDAVQQRLRQIEVGHQLEVESLKRQVQELWSRLESQQAVGMLRLNGELGDEVTSIADSDFNLDPNCLSRCSTELFSEASWEQVDKQDTEVTRWYPDHLAAQCYSCERGFWLATRKHHCRSKEHVEEAWNCGNVFCASCCDQKIPVPSQQLFEPSRVCKTCYSSLQAPAPPLELELDKPITTSSN
- the mtmr3 gene encoding myotubularin-related protein 3 isoform X3, translating into MEEEGQQSLECIQANQIFPRKPPVLEEEDLQVPFPELDGEFTKYVGRGEDAVIAMSNYRLHIKFTESVVNVPLQLIESVECRDMFQLHVTCKDCKVVRCQFSTFEQCQEWLKRLSVAARPPSKLEELFSFPFHAWCMDSYSSEKEQHGELCRPGEHVISRFSNEVERMGFDTQNAWRISEINNKYKLCSSYPQQLVVPAWITDKELENVAAFRSWKRFPAVVYRHLSTGAVIARCSQPEVSWWGWRNADDEHLVQSIARACAVDSSSPKTLANGSFSREYTNGPDLSDVDFDSSMTNSSEVESMAIQPHKLLILDARSYAAAVANRAKGGGCECPEYYPNCEVVFMGMANIHSIRKSFQSLRFLCTQMPDPANWLSALESTKWLQHLSLLLKAALLVVNAVDRDQRPVLVHCSDGWDRTPQIVALSKLLLDPYYRTIEGFQLLVETEWLDFGHKFADRCGHGESAEDLNERCPVFLQWLDCVHQLQRQFPCSFEFNEAFLVKLVQHTYSCLFGTFLCNSGKEREDQHIQDRTCSVWSLLRPANRSFKNMLYSSHSETVLHPVCHVRNLMLWTAVYLPSSSPTTPSDDSCAPYPASGANPEDQPLGRRPKTRSFDNLPSACEVGNSLPTNRRSSDPSLNEKWQDHRRSLELNIGAAPDGTVPQDPEGRASGQLGAEINRASLDGETEEGEDFRDINYVRLPMGEGVEAELSVGVAVGQMENILQEAAADSLRDVKADSANNTAAFSGAENQNNANANPVDTARNCVINGFEIQLESHANDGSAESPKETKLNGLHSEAANEKPCQSEAQLLPGLGSQNALEESDELVEEDSKCTTEEGLNLPCTLNPTHSPSAAFRTMTNGYGEMGNAPDPGLETVKPISETLEQAAEKRLSFLESSTETLTEDLGVRSETLGPAPVPIQLAPSIESMCLKHHGPEVEADPQGVPRTLNGTSKRPSLSAFPSSSALAEPLHPVCNGDFSEHEASTPQWARANGDRAPLSRQVSLASCGSLTGQLHARGSCSHHRCLHSALLVRPPTSPPQEPPSARNHLDDDGLTLHTDAVQQRLRQIEVGHQLEVESLKRQVQELWSRLESQQAVGMLRLNGELGDEVTSIADSDFNLDPNCLSRCSTELFSEASWEQVDKQDTEVTRWYPDHLAAQCYSCERGFWLATRKHHCRNCGNVFCASCCDQKIPVPSQQLFEPSRVCKTCYSSLQAPAPPLELELDKPITTSSN